One stretch of Ipomoea triloba cultivar NCNSP0323 chromosome 8, ASM357664v1 DNA includes these proteins:
- the LOC116027087 gene encoding uncharacterized protein LOC116027087 translates to MAVNGDGASVAADSVAWHPNIGATSHATPDSSMLSRSEDYTGGDVLRAGDAWVIPCFPDIIMMGTDSALLDTLLGRLSTVFKIRDLGTLNFFLGIETLAVDGAIIMSLRRYMGDILNRAGMTDCKPLATPAVASQSSASTDELFDNPTQYRRITGALQYLTITRPDLSYLVNRLCQSMHAPMNEHYGLLKRVLRYVNGTLTYGLCLTPSSSTDIHAYSDSDWAGCPVDRVRNIM, encoded by the exons ATGGCCGTGAACGGCGATGGGGCCTCCGTCGCCGCTGATTCAGTTGCATGGCACCCAAACATCGGAGCCACCTCTCATGCGACGCCGGACTCCAGCATGTTGTCTCGCTCCGAGGACTACACTGGTGGTGATGTCTTGCGAGCCGGAGATGCATG GGTCATCCCGTGTTTTCCCGACATTATAATGATGGGCACAGATTCGGCTCTTCTCGACACATTACTTGGGCGGTTATCCACTGTGTTTAAAATCAGGGACTTAGGCACACTTAATTTCTTCCTCGGGATTGAGACTCTGGCCGTTGATGGAGCTATTATTATGTCATTGCGCCGTTATATGGGTGACATATTAAATCGTGCCGGCATGACTGACTGTAAGCCACTTGCCACTCCAGCTGTTGCCTCTCAGTCTTCAGCCTCGACAGACGAGCTATTTGACAATCCCACGCAATACAGACGCATCACTGGGGCACTACAATACTTGACGATAACCAGGCCGGACCTTTCCTACTTGGTCAATCGCTTGTGCCAGTCCATGCACGCTCCGATGAATGAACACTATGGCCTACTTAAACGTGTGCTACGTTATGTTAATGGGACACTTACGTATGGTCTATGCCTGACGCCTTCATCCTCCACCGACATACATGCTTACTCGGACTCtgattgggctggttgtccaGTTGAtcgtgttaggaacatcatgtaa
- the LOC116027174 gene encoding pentatricopeptide repeat-containing protein At1g14470, with protein MSRLRNIIAKVTKINHMRQLHAHLIHYSLHGQSYWVALLINLCTRLHAPPPYTRSIFESAQEPNIFVFTSMLKYHSHLGAQSDVLQVFVEMQKFGVSPDAFVYPILIKATGEGGVAFHAKVIKMGIDSDRFIRNAVMDMYGKYGPIQIARELFDEMPERAVADWNSIISGYWNWKNEVEARRMFDLMPEKNVITWTTMVSGYSRMKDLVNARRYFNKMPEKSIVSWNAMLSGYAQNGYNEEAIRLFTEMVSVGVIPDETTLVTVISSCSSEGIPALAEWLVSMINKKSIHLNCFVKTALLDMYAKCGNLEMARKIFDELGSYRNSVTWNAMISAYARHGNLALAKELFDRMPGRNVVSWNSIIAAYAQNGQSKIAIDLFKEMIEQGMIPDEVTMLSVISACGHLGALEFGKEMVNFLMKNKIKLNISGYNSLIFMYSKCGSMEDAKSVFQSLETRDVVSYNALITGLAAYGNGNEALDLLWKMKEENLKPDRITYTGVLTACSHAGLVDEGQRIFESIKSPDVDHYACLVDLLGRNGKLDEAKGWIDRMPLHPHAGVYGALLNASCIHKRIDLGEFAATKLFEIEPENSGNYILLSNIYASVRRWEDVERIRGLMSKVGILKTTGWSWVEHDGKMHKFIVGDQLHEKSDDIYRVLGEMENKMRLAGYMADKSCVLRDIEEEEKEEMIGSHSEKLAVAFALLVSEPGSVIRVVKNLRICRDCHTAIKIISKLEKREIIVRDNNRFHCFKDGLCSCKDYW; from the exons ATGTCAAGGTTGCGCAATATAATAGCTAAAGTCACCAAAATCAACCACATGAGACAACTCCATGCACACCTCATTCATTACTCTCTTCACGGCCAAAGCTACTGGGTGGCCCTGCTAATTAATCTATGCACGCGCCTCCATGCTCCGCCGCCCTACACCCGTTCCATTTTCGAATCAGCACAGGAACCGAACATCTTTGTTTTCACCAGCATGCTCAAGTACCATTCCCATTTGGGCGCCCAGAGTGATGTTCTCCAAGTGTTTGTTGAAATGCAGAAGTTTGGAGTGAGCCCCGATGCGTTTGTGTACCCGATACTGATCAAAGCGACAGGGGAGGGTGGTGTTGCGTTCCACGCAAAGGTTATTAAAATGGGTATTGATTCCGATAGGTTTATACGCAATGCCGTGATGGATATGTATGGAAAATACGGGCCTATTCAGATTGCCAGGGAactgtttgatgaaatgcctgaGAGGGCTGTTGCAGATTGGAATTCGATTATTTCTGGATACTGGAATTGGAAGAATGAGGTTGAAGCGCGGAGGATGTTTGATTTGATGCCAGAGAAGAATGTGATTACTTGGACAACGATGGTGAGTGGGTACTCGAGAATGAAGGATTTGGTGAATGCTAGGaggtattttaataaaatgcccGAGAAAAGCATCGTTTCATGGAATGCAATGCTTTCTGGCTATGCTCAGAATGGGTATAATGAGGAGGCAATAAGGTTGTTCACTGAAATGGTGAGTGTTGGAGTTATTCCTGATGAAACAACATTGGTTACTGTtatttcttcttgttcttcagAAGGTATTCCTGCCCTTGCTGAGTGGCTTGTCAGTATGATCAACAAAAAGAGCATtcatttgaattgttttgtcAAAACTGCACTTCTTGACATGTATGCTAAGTGTGGAAATCTAGAGATGGCTAGAAAGATTTTTGATGAGTTGGGTTCATATAGGAACTCTGTTACTTGGAATGCAATGATTTCTGCATATGCAAGACACGGTAATTTGGCTTTAGCTAAAGAACTCTTTGATAGAATGCCAGGGAGGAATGTGGTGTCCTGGAATTCTATAATAGCTGCTTATGCACAGAATGGACAATCAAAAATAGCAATTGATCTCTTCAAAGAGATGATTGAACAGGGAATGATTCCTGATGAAGTAACTATGCTTAGTGTAATCTCAGCTTGCGGCCATCTTGGGGCTTTGGAATTTGGCAAAGAGATGGTCAATTTCCTGATGaagaacaaaattaaattgaacatTTCAGGTTACAATTCCTTGATTTTCATGTATTCTAAGTGCGGAAGCATGGAAGATGCAAAATCGGTGTTTCAATCTTTGGAAACCAGAGATGTGGTGTCCTATAATGCACTCATTACAGGTTTGGCAGCTTATGGTAATGGCAATGAAGCCCTTGATTTACTCTGGAAGATGAAGGAAGAAAACCTTAAACCAGATCGGATAACGTATACAGGAGTTTTAACAGCTTGCAGTCATGCAGGATTGGTGGATGAAGGCCAAAGAATTTTCGAATCAATCAAATCTCCTGATGTTGATCATTATGCATGCCTAGTGGACTTGTTAGGTAGAAATGGCAAACTTGATGAAGCAAAGGGGTGGATTGATAGAATGCCACTGCATCCTCATGCTGGTGTATATGGTGCACTTTTAAATGCTAGCTGTATTCACAAACGAATTGATCTTGGAGAGTTTGCAGCAACTAAACTCTTTGAGATAGAACCAGAAAACTCAGGCAACTATATCTTGCTTTCTAATATATATGCTTCAGTAAGGAGGTGGGAAGATGTAGAAAGAATCAGAGGATTGATGAGTAAAGTGGGAATTTTGAAGACAACTGGGTGGAGTTGGGTGGAACATGATGGAAAGATGCACAAGTTCATAGTCGGCGATCAGTTGCATGAGAAATCAGATGATATTTATCGAGTACTTGGTGAGATGGAGAACAAGATGAGGCTTGCTGGATACATGGCTGACAAGAGCTGTGTTTTGAGAGACattgaggaagaagaaaaggaagaaatgaTAGGAAGCCATAGCGAGAAATTGGCTGTTGCTTTTGCACTTCTAGTGAGTGAACCGGGATCAGTGATACGAGTGGTAAAGAACCTCAGGATCTGTAGGGATTGTCACACTGCTATAAAGATCATATCAAAGTTAGAGAAAAGGGAGATTATTGTTAGAGACAACAATAGGTTTCACTGCTTCAAAGATGGGTTATGTTCCTGCAAGGACTACTG GTAA